Sequence from the Paenibacillus riograndensis SBR5 genome:
TCCAGATTGGGCTGCATGCAAAGAGCATTATTCGTGAAGCCCTGCAGGTGGATATCCCCGTGGATGAGGTGGGATACATCGCGATGCATATCCATACCGCCTGGAAAAACGCCGGGGTCCGCGGGTCCGCTGCCGAAACGGCGGCAATGATCCGCGATCTTGCTGAAGGCGTGGAACAGGCCGCCGGCATTACGCTGGAACGGGGTTCTGCCAACTATGAGCGGTTGGTGACCCAGCTGGAAAATATCCTGCGGACCGATGAAAACGGCAAGCTGCTGAGCGAGCTGAACCCGGAGATTGTACGGATTGCCAAAGAGCGCTATACCTTGGCTTATGTGCAGGCCACAGAGATCAGCAGGCTGGTTGAGGAGGATTATAGCTATGTTCTCAGTGACAGTCAGCGGGTATGTCTTGCTATGGAGATCAACCGGATCAACACCCGGTCGGGAAATGGTAATATATCCTAATTTAATATTTTAGGCCCATAGACCCTAGATACTATAATAAATAACAAAAAATGATTGTTTTTTATCCTAAAAAAATAGGAGTATCAGTCTATAGCTATTATCCGTTATAAAATTATAGAATTAACGCGACAACAAAATATGTCGGGATTGTTACTGTTAAGCAGGCAAGACCTAAAAATCCGTTTGGGAATCGATGCGTCCGCGTGTCCCCAAGGGTATTTTTAGGTCTTTTTTCTGTTTAAGAGAAAATTTGATCAGAGAAAAGGAGACAGGGAAATATGAATATCAAAAAGATGGCACGACAAGCAGCAGCAGTAACCTTTGCAACAGCTTTACTTGCAGGTGGCGGAGCTTCGGCTCTGGCGAAGGGGAATAACAATGGAGATTATAAGGGGAATAACAGTGGGGATTACAAAGAAAGCTACGGTTTTTCCCATATCACCCGCGAGGACATGCTGAAAATACCGGAACAACAAAAAAGCGGGCAATTTCAGGTTCCGGCGTTCAATGCCGCTTCAATCCAGAATATTTCTTCTGCAAAAGGCTCGGATCAGTGGGGCAACGCCATCGACCTGGATGTCTGGGATAGCTGGCCGCTGCAAAATGCGGACGGAACCGTTGCCGAATATAATGGCTATCATATCGTGTTTGCGCTGGCGGGAGACCCCAAAAAAGGATGGGACACCTTCATCTACATGTTCTATCAAAAAGTGGGTGACACCTCCATTAACAGCTGGAAAAATGCCGGCAGAGTTTTTAAGGACAGCGATAAATATGTTCCAAACGACCCGATTCTGAACAAGCAAGCCGAAGAATGGTCCGGTTCCGCAACCTTGACGAAGGATGGCAAAGTCCGCCTGTTCTATACCAACCGCCAAGGCTGGGACCCGGCACACGGATTTTTTGGCAAGCAGACCCTGACCACAGCGCAGGTGAATGTGTCGAAGCCGGATGCGGATACGCTGAAGGTGGATGGCGTGGAAGATTTCAAATCGGTC
This genomic interval carries:
- a CDS encoding PRD domain-containing protein, producing the protein MKIKKILNNNAVVVNDLGEEKIVMGSGIAFQKRKNDIIDPSLVEKVFIMDDPDQYGHLQEMLGTLPEEEIAASEQIITYAEHELEVTFNEHIHIALTDHLSFALERIRKGTMIQNTLLDEIRILYPREFQIGLHAKSIIREALQVDIPVDEVGYIAMHIHTAWKNAGVRGSAAETAAMIRDLAEGVEQAAGITLERGSANYERLVTQLENILRTDENGKLLSELNPEIVRIAKERYTLAYVQATEISRLVEEDYSYVLSDSQRVCLAMEINRINTRSGNGNIS